One genomic segment of Rhizobium gallicum bv. gallicum R602sp includes these proteins:
- a CDS encoding alpha/beta fold hydrolase: MNLNTPAFSSFSHGGLKLVFFDEGDPNGPPVLLIHGFASTANVNWVHPGWVKTLGDAGYRVIAMDNRGHGASDKPHDAEAYRPWIMAEDAVALLDHLGIPQANVMGYSMGARISVFTALAHPHRVHSLVLGGLGIGMTDGVGDWDPIADALLAPSLDDVTHARGRMFRAFAEQTRSDRQALASCIRGSRDLVARADMGRIGAPTLIGVGTKDDIAGSAEELAGLMPHAEALDIPGRDHMLAVGDKVFKKAVLEFYERVARR, translated from the coding sequence ATGAATCTGAATACGCCCGCATTTTCCAGTTTCTCCCACGGCGGCCTGAAACTCGTCTTTTTCGACGAAGGGGACCCCAACGGTCCACCGGTGCTGCTCATTCATGGTTTTGCTTCGACCGCCAACGTCAACTGGGTGCATCCCGGCTGGGTGAAGACGCTGGGCGATGCAGGCTATCGGGTGATCGCGATGGACAATCGTGGCCACGGGGCAAGCGACAAACCCCACGATGCCGAAGCCTACCGGCCGTGGATCATGGCGGAAGATGCCGTGGCGCTACTCGACCACCTAGGCATTCCGCAAGCCAATGTCATGGGCTACTCGATGGGCGCGCGGATTTCGGTTTTCACGGCGCTTGCCCATCCGCATCGCGTGCATTCGCTGGTGCTAGGCGGCCTTGGCATCGGGATGACGGATGGCGTTGGCGATTGGGATCCGATTGCCGACGCGCTGCTCGCGCCCTCGCTGGACGACGTCACGCATGCCCGCGGGCGCATGTTCCGCGCCTTCGCCGAGCAGACCAGGAGCGACCGGCAGGCGCTCGCTTCCTGCATCCGGGGATCGCGCGATCTCGTGGCGCGGGCCGACATGGGCAGGATCGGTGCGCCGACTTTGATCGGCGTTGGAACAAAGGACGATATTGCAGGTTCGGCAGAGGAATTGGCGGGCTTGATGCCGCATGCCGAGGCGCTGGACATTCCGGGCCGCGACCATATGTTGGCGGTTGGAGACAAGGTATTCAAGAAGGCGGTCCTAGAGTTCTATGAGAGAGTCGCCAGGCGGTGA
- the cysE gene encoding serine O-acetyltransferase, which produces MVAKTDVRFEAPNPLKVMDPIWDSLREEARVAAEKDPVLAAFLYSTVINHRSLEECVIHRICERLDHPDMQATLLRQVFDGMLEDWPEWSDILRVDIQAVYDRDPACLRFMEAVLYFKGFHALQTHRLAHWLLNHGRRDLALYLQSRSSSVFQTDINPAARIGRGIFLDHATGLVVGETAVIGDNVSILHGVTLGGTGKEGADRHPKIGSGVLIGAGAKILGNIQIGYCSRVAAGSVVLKAVPPKTTVAGVPAKVVGEAGCSEPSRIMDQVIGADI; this is translated from the coding sequence ATGGTCGCGAAGACTGACGTTCGTTTTGAGGCACCAAACCCGCTGAAGGTCATGGATCCGATCTGGGACAGCCTGCGCGAAGAAGCGCGTGTTGCTGCCGAGAAGGACCCGGTGCTGGCGGCTTTCCTTTATTCGACGGTGATCAACCATCGCTCGCTGGAAGAATGCGTCATTCATCGTATCTGCGAACGCCTCGACCATCCCGACATGCAGGCGACGCTGCTTCGCCAGGTCTTCGACGGAATGCTGGAAGACTGGCCGGAATGGAGCGATATCCTGCGCGTCGATATTCAGGCCGTCTACGACCGCGACCCGGCATGCCTGCGCTTCATGGAGGCGGTGCTGTATTTCAAGGGATTCCATGCGCTGCAGACGCATCGCCTGGCCCACTGGCTGCTCAATCACGGGCGCCGGGATCTGGCGCTCTATCTGCAGAGCCGGTCGTCCAGCGTCTTCCAGACGGACATCAATCCGGCAGCGCGCATCGGCCGGGGAATCTTCCTCGATCACGCGACTGGACTCGTCGTCGGCGAAACGGCGGTGATCGGCGACAACGTCTCGATCCTGCATGGCGTCACGCTTGGCGGCACGGGCAAGGAGGGTGCTGACCGTCATCCGAAGATCGGCAGCGGCGTGCTTATCGGTGCGGGCGCGAAGATTCTCGGCAATATCCAGATCGGCTATTGCTCGCGCGTGGCGGCCGGCTCGGTCGTTCTAAAGGCCGTCCCGCCGAAGACGACGGTTGCTGGCGTGCCGGCGAAGGTGGTCGGGGAGGCCGGGTGTTCGGAACCGTCGCGCATCATGGACCAGGTGATCGGCGCCGATATCTGA
- a CDS encoding DUF3126 family protein encodes MKPEELKKLDAYFKKTLNPQIVVKARPRKDDSAEVYLGEEFLGVVYVDDEDGDRSYNFSMAILDVDL; translated from the coding sequence GTGAAGCCTGAAGAACTCAAGAAGCTCGACGCCTATTTCAAGAAGACGCTCAATCCGCAGATCGTCGTCAAGGCGCGCCCGCGCAAGGATGATTCCGCGGAAGTTTATCTCGGCGAAGAATTCCTGGGTGTCGTCTATGTCGACGACGAAGACGGCGATCGTTCCTACAACTTTTCGATGGCGATCCTCGACGTCGATCTCTGA
- a CDS encoding DUF3597 domain-containing protein: MGIFDKIKNAIFGGEAQAAPVTEAASAPKMEPAQRPAAPSAAPSATPTTSPATATVDIVPILDAAVKKSGQKLDWRHSIVDLMKAVGMDASLSERKELAAELGYSGDTGDSAKMNMFLHKALMKKLSENGGKVPADLMD; the protein is encoded by the coding sequence GTGGGTATTTTCGATAAGATCAAGAACGCGATTTTCGGCGGCGAAGCGCAGGCAGCACCGGTGACCGAGGCGGCGTCCGCGCCGAAAATGGAACCCGCGCAGAGGCCGGCCGCGCCATCGGCAGCACCGTCGGCAACCCCAACGACCTCGCCCGCGACCGCGACCGTCGATATCGTTCCGATTCTCGATGCTGCCGTCAAAAAGAGCGGGCAGAAGCTGGATTGGCGGCACTCGATCGTCGACCTGATGAAAGCGGTCGGTATGGATGCGAGCCTTTCGGAGCGCAAGGAACTTGCCGCGGAGCTCGGATATTCGGGAGACACAGGCGATTCCGCCAAAATGAACATGTTTCTTCACAAGGCGCTCATGAAGAAGCTGTCCGAAAATGGCGGCAAGGTTCCCGCAGATCTTATGGATTGA
- a CDS encoding phasin family protein encodes MFNFDDTSRKSKEAMDTMLKSYSDTAKGVQAIATEAAEYSKKSFQDAVNHFETLSGARSFETVFELQTGFIKSSYENFIAEATKMGEMYADLAKGAYKPYEPPVSAPSAKSPKAPQVTPAAA; translated from the coding sequence ATGTTCAACTTCGACGACACGAGCCGGAAGAGCAAGGAAGCTATGGACACGATGCTGAAGAGCTATTCCGACACGGCCAAGGGCGTCCAGGCGATCGCCACCGAAGCTGCCGAATATTCCAAGAAATCCTTCCAGGACGCCGTCAATCATTTCGAGACGCTCTCGGGCGCCCGAAGCTTCGAAACGGTTTTCGAATTGCAGACCGGCTTCATCAAGTCTTCCTACGAGAATTTTATCGCCGAGGCGACGAAGATGGGGGAAATGTACGCCGATCTCGCCAAGGGCGCCTATAAGCCTTACGAACCGCCGGTATCGGCTCCGTCCGCGAAGTCGCCCAAGGCTCCTCAGGTGACGCCCGCAGCTGCGTAA
- the clpS gene encoding ATP-dependent Clp protease adapter ClpS translates to MIAKPIRMQNDSERNGDNGNRGTSVITRTKPKTKKPNLYRVLILNDDYTPMEFVIHILERFFQKDRESATRIMLHVHNHGVGECGIFTYEVAETKVSQVMDFARQHQHPLQCVMEKK, encoded by the coding sequence ATGATCGCAAAGCCGATCCGGATGCAGAACGACAGCGAAAGGAACGGGGACAACGGAAATCGCGGAACCTCGGTCATCACACGCACAAAGCCGAAGACCAAGAAGCCCAATCTCTACCGCGTGCTCATCCTGAATGACGACTACACTCCGATGGAATTCGTCATCCACATTCTGGAGCGTTTTTTTCAGAAGGATCGTGAAAGTGCCACCCGCATCATGCTTCATGTCCATAACCACGGCGTCGGCGAATGCGGGATATTTACATACGAGGTAGCGGAGACGAAGGTAAGCCAGGTGATGGACTTCGCCCGTCAGCACCAGCATCCGCTGCAGTGCGTCATGGAAA